TAACACATTGAATTGAGtgttacattttgctttaatatgctttaataaataatgcttcAAATAatcttacatttataataatgaatttttaattataatccAGCAGGTAAGAATGGTGCATCTGATCACTTAGTAAAGTAACAACACATGATTTGAGCAATGATGAAAGATGATACTCGGAGGTCTGATGGCTTAACAAGCAACACTAAAAAGATTTCTTCAAAGCCAGATACTCTTTTTAGTAGATCGGGTAGTTCTGTGTCAAGGCTGGATTTCattagtttgttgttttttaacaggAACAAGAAATGAGGGATGACGTTGGGATGCCTCTACCTCCTCCCTGCTTGACCTTTTAATAGGAGGGCAGTTGTTAAGTGAATTTCGGGAATCCCATAAACACAAATTGCCGTCCGTAATCTCCTGCCAGGGAAGGGAGAAATATTTCAGCGGAAGGTAATCAATCAGATGCTTAGAGCCCCTCACAGCCGCAGTtcaggagagagagaatctgcTGTAATGCACTGCAGTCATCCAAACACAGCATGACGCCACCTATTTCTAACACGGCAGAAAatagaagaaaagaaacaatgaaagcaattaaaaaattgtaaaaggaGGTGTACAGAAGTACAGTGTTAATATAATAggagttgttttttgttttgtgtttttacaaatgTCTGAATGCAGTCTAAAACTACaattattactgtatattactTTCTGGACAGGAACAATTaacaaacatcataaaaatgAGTTGAATGTTGGTTAGTGGGAGAACAAAATTGTATTTGCCATAAATCAAGAGATCAAGTTCTCCTCAGAGCTCATATTTtggttaattatatattttttcgtAATTATGGTGCATTGAGTCATTTGTTATGCCCCTTTTCTACACAAAATTTAAGAAGATGTTTGACAAAACATTGCCATTTTTATTGCGGCTACCGGTTGGGGGTTCGAAGCCTTGCTCAAGGGTCTCACTTTAGTCATGGTATTGATGGTGGAGAGAGCACTGGTCATTAACCCACCCCACCTACAATCCCTGGAGGTACAAAGACTTTAACCCATGACCATTGGGTTACCCCAGTTATCCCGATATTAGTAGCCTTCATTATCCCACTttataataaaggttttttattgGCTTTAACAGTTCTACCTAAGGTTATTTATGGAATGGGAtttttcagattattaaaaatgtttacactaCTTGAGGTGCCATAGCACCGATACCTTGTAAAGAACCTGTAGGCCCAGAGTGGTTCTTCAGCAGTTCTTTGGGGCGATTATGATGCTATATAGCACCAATGTCAAAGAACCGTTAAGCCcctatatatagttttttaaggATTCTCTCTTAGTCTATTAGTTTATATGGAGGAATTCTTTAAAAACGACATTATACTGCAGTgtatttcctgaagaaaatgtggtTCTAAGCCTTTTTGCCGCCAAAAGACTCCCTATATATTCCAAGGCCCCCacacaagacttttttttacctCAAAAGTGATTCAGAAGTAAGCTTTTtccaaggtaaaaaaaatgagAGTGGAGCaacatacatgtgtatatatatactgtatatatagcaGATTAATGCACTTGTAAGTTGTATTGGAGAAAAGCAACTGCTGAAtgcctaaaataataataataatgaagcaCATTCGCAccttatttatttgtgtgtaacTTCACTCATGCAAATCTGTCTTGCGGTTGTTGGCCAAGCTGTGTTTGGAGATTTTGCTGTTGTAGGATCATAGGAGCTCACGCTAAACCTCTGGCGTCGGGTAACCAAAGCTCCGCTGTGTCTTAACCAATGGCAGACCAGAGCGCTTGATGTAATGGGGGAGGTCACCAGCTCGAACTCCTTAACCCTCTGACCTCCGAGCTCATGAGCCACGCGGGTATTTCTTTCAAGCGGACACCGGAGATGTGTTTTGGACAGGTTAAAGGAAGAGTGGTAAGCAAGCTGGGATCCGTTTGTACCCGCTGTAACTTTAATGGGCTCTGATAAAGATGGATCCCATGCCTCCGTGATGGATTAAGTCACTGAGCACCAGCGTGGAAACTGATGCTTTTATCTTACTTTATTTAGGCCAAGTTGTGGTTCACCACACATTTAGGTtctggacattaacattaatgaaTGACCAGAGCACTTTCTATGAGCGCAATGCTGCTGATCATACGATACGTCGACGATGGTTTAGTTTTGCACCGAGTGCAATTATTCTTCGATGTTTATTCGAAGCATTTTGCACGCGTTAGTCTGAATGCAACTGAGCTAAAAGATCGTGAAGTGTTTCACAGTGGCCGCGTGAATGATGGCCGCAGCTTTCAGAAAGACGGTAAATAGGTGATGAATATATTCATTGTTCCGATAAAGGTATTGATATTCGCTATATCCAAATACTGTGAATTAATACGCACATAAATCTGCATGCATTTCAGATGTATCCAGTGTTCACTCAGAAGCCGCGGGGCTCGATGTCTGTAAATCAGCGTGAGGAAAGCGAATGATTTTCTGGCAGTAATGCGGCCACGCTGGCACGCACATAACTCAGCTGAAGGAGTCGCGGGAGTAGCCGATAGGTTGGGTCAACCAATCGACACGCCACTTGACCCCTGTTGACCTCTGCGGCCAATAAGGCTAATGGTGGCGTAAGGCTAGAGCCGTAGCCATGGCATGGGGGTCTAACTTGACTGAAGTGCCTCATGCGGGGCTGGTTAGCACTGACCCctcaaacactctctctctctctctctcgctctctgagCTGAGCTGAACTATTACTGTGAAATACAACAGAATCAGGCTAGCTGGTGCATTAATGAGTAGTCATGAAACCATATATGTTGACATATACTCTATCTAGCCCACTGTATGTTTAtgaacataaaattaattttctttcgacatactgtatgtatatctttgtttaaatatacacGTCTTTGTGTAAATGCGTACAAGgcaaattacaaatacatacaaatagaAATGTGAAATGTCTTATTAATtgcttatatatttatgtataaatattgttttgattgtACATGATTTCATATATAGGATGAGTCTTTTAAAAACTACATGACACACAGAGGTCAGGGCAACAGGCCCATGCAGTATATAGTTTATTGTATATAGTTTATTGCCTATGTAGATTACATATAGAAAGGTTTGTGCAAAACACATATGGGGCAACAACTATATCCCatttctgtatatttgtgtgtgtgtgtgtaacacatGATCAAATCATATAGCACACACCTGTTGAACCACAGATGAAATCTCTAATAtgtactgttttatttattttatatgtttttattaacaaaatattgaatGCCTATGTACTATATATTGTAATCATATgttatctatgtatatatatatatatacattataaagaaCATCATGTTGTtgctatatgtaaatataaaacaaagtgGTGTCTTATTACATATACTACATgtattttctattgtaataacagttaattacttattattacATGCAagcaacaaggacaccttaaaataaagtgtaaccgtATCACTGAGTGTTATGTGTCTGTCATCCAGCAGTGTTCGTACCTCATGTGTGGATTAATAATTGTAAGCTCTTCAGTTTCTCCTGATCTCTTTTTCTGCGTTCACACTGGATTCTGGGATTCAGCTCTCTCCCGCTTGACATTATGCGTAATTATGCATATGTTTGGAGCGTGCAAACGCACACCAATGCTACGTCTCATTTTCATGCAGCTCTAGACAAAGTAGACACAGTGTCAGTGTGAATGAACCGCACATCTTCTCCAAACACTGTGTTCTGTGCCATCTGTTCACCAATGTAAATCACGTTGTGTTGATGTGAGCCTCTTCCGTGCTGGTGCCAAATGTGTGTCCTCCACCACTAAATCACGCAGGGAAATTCATGGCTTTATGTATATTAATGCAGAAATATGCTTATATGCAGAATCCAGTGAACCTACGGCCACTGACTCACAAAGAGTTCGTTCATtgactaaagtaaaaaaaaacaaaaaactaaataataattaaaaaaaaacattacggTTACGACAAAAATTTGGCCAGCACAACACTTTtctacattgataataatcagaaatattattcacataataacttatttttaagtgtccctattatgggtttttgaaaatgatcttttatgcagtggaaaaatcatgttttaactCTGAAAGTGCACAATGTATGCACTTATTATAAGTTATTTCTATAAGTTATCTCTCGGgaagaaagagttgactctgaatcattttttaaactaaCCTGTTCCATATTGCCTGCCCACTTGTTGCCACTAGGTGCAGCTTTTGGagtgttaaaggaatagttcacacacaaaaaaaatttaactaccccatattttactcaccctgaagctATCCTATAGGTGTATATATCTTTCTCCTTTCAGAAGATTGCagtctgcttttaaaaattcCTAAATTCCTGGCTCTTCCAGGCTTGTTAATGCTTGTGGATGCTATTGTTTTGAAGAACTAAAACGAACCTATATGCCATTGGGGGGTTATAACATGTCCCCTGGAGCAGATTGATGGAGTTTTGGTACAATAATATTTGTAGTTTTAGAATTATAATGTGAGAATGTACAGTTCCGGCTTCATGGCTGCCCTATGACGCAACGTACATCATCCATCATACattgagtcagaagtcagccaagaagctggaACTCGGCTATACTCAGACTGTgtgaagaaagtcatatacaatGCGTGCGATAGTGTGTCCTCGTGTCATGTTGTGGCTCAGCTGGTGCTCCAGCGACTCTCAGTGATTTCTTGTGAGATCTGGGGAACATGCAGCTCAGACTGACGGAGTGAGCTGATCTGCTGATCCCCGCTGCAGATGTTTAATCTGATCCAAACCCTTCAAAGCCTTACAGATTAACACTCTCCACAATCTCGCTGCGCCACAAACAGACGGTTTCCTTCGACTTCCTGAACTGGAATATGACAACAGGATTATATCGtaatttcatttgcatttatgatagtgatgtttttaataactGTGCGTGTATTGATATGCATCCTGCACCTTCATATTGTCCGTATTTggtaaacagttttatttacatttatgcagtGGCGTTTTCTTTTGCGGTTGCTGTTTTCCACAGAGGAAATGCAACTCATACTCTGcacaaactgtgtgtgtgtgtgtgttcatgctaatgtattcaaatatatgCAGAGTTGATAACAAAGTAACCAAAATGACAGCAATAAATAATTGCTCTGGCAATAGGCTACTAGCAAGACACGATTAATGATAATAGCAGAACAGTGGGACTGTGTCAGTGCTATATTctgtttaattagaattttaaccCTATAAGGCCTATTGAATCATATCTGAACATGAATTTCTATGGCATCCGAATGATCAACATGATCGAAACTTTGCCGTTAAACCTGTCAGGCACACTACTAAGCACTAAGCAAGTTTCTTATAATCatacaaatgtcattttttgctGTTAAATCTACACTGAACCAGCTTGGCTTTACCTGATTACCCAGACATCGTTTTTTAGAATCATTATCTGATCAAATGCCTTTTGAGAAACATTTGTTCCGTAATGTTAATGTCAGGCTTTACTGGGTTAAAAGATCAAGAAATCACGTTAGAACTCAGCAGATGATTTAGaagaaaagaggagaagaaTCCCAAACccacttttttccattttagtttgtttttgtaagtttGGGTTCTCGAAGTGAAACTCAGCAGCTCTGTGTGGACGTTTATCTTTGAGGTAAGAGTGGAGCATACTGCTCCCGTTTTTAATTTCCTGTGAATGTGTGGCTTTTCCTCCAGAATGTATAAAGCACTTCATATTACACCGgtaagcattttaattaaacttctTGTAATTAAAGTTCTCTTTGTTCTGATTAGCCTTTGGTAATTGATTCAATTTGTCTCTTGTCATGTATTGGACCTCTACTTagttaatgaattaattgatCAACCTTCAGCGTATTTTGGGTTGGTAAGAGGATTTTGACACAGACCGTTTTAATCTTCTCCTGGCTGGAAATAGAAGGATTTTACATCCAGTCAAACTCTGTATACGTGTCAAAATATTCTAAATTCGTGCACAAAAAATCACCACAAACTTCTAGGATTCATTATTGTTGAAACTAAAAATGcttggctaaaaaaaaatactttgttaaAGGCGTAGtccaattctgtcattaattactcacgcTTATATTGTTCTAAACCTCGTTCATCTTCGTTTTGGAGAGTATCCATTGAGCGTAAACAGCATGCTGCTGTTCTGTGTCATCTGTACGGATGTTGTTTTTGAACTTATGAACAGTTCATCTTTTTTGAACGAGTCTGTGTATTATTCTCCACATATAGCAAATCCGAAACCTAAACACGTTTTGTCACAAAAGCTGGTATTGTCCACTTTCAAGACAGCACAAGTTGCACTTGCACCTTGCTGTTTGTGAACGCAGGTCCATTTTAGTGATTCAGAGCACTGTACTCAGCGACAAGACTATTTCTTTGAAAAGTAGTGCTAGTTGACAGTAGTTTCGTGCTCGAGCATGGATAATTCGACGAACAGCTATTATTGACACTTAACGAGAATCGCAGTGCCAGACAGACGCCGAATGGCGCCGGCCGTGCACACAAAACATGCTACCTATCAGATTGTGCTACCTGAAacataattgcatttttcaagagtaggtttagggtaagGGTGTGTGTtgatgggtaggtttagtgTAGGAGGAAGATGTGGACATTAAAAAAAGCCTTAAATAGGGAGGTAGCACAATCTAAGCGGATGGCACAAATTGTAAGAACATTGTCAGTATCTAAAGGGTCAGTACCTAAAGGTTaactttttttagattttagtacataatgtgcatattttaaactattagaTACAAACACGTACCATCCCTGTAacaacttttgtacctttatttctgaaagtgtaTGTTTTTACGTTCAAAGGATACTTTCCGAAATGGCGCTAGGGTGGCGAAGAGGAGACAAATGGtttaataaagttgttattttggttttctttgctTTGCTAAATTACGGTTGAACACCTGATGTCACGTGGATTATTTTACCCATCTCCTTATACATTTCTGGGCGCTGATTACATTGCTGTATTAATTAGTCTTCTTAAAATGAGTGAAGCTCATACGAATTTAGAacaacgtgagggtgagtaattactGAATTGtaactttttgggtgaactatcactttaataaAGATTATGCATGCAATAAACACACAGTGGCTTTGAATGGAAGagtttaaaacaatacaatctCATATAATGGAGAAACAGATGAGCTGATCTCATTAAAAACTCTGTGTTTAATGTGAAGCTACACTGTGATGGGAATTGAGCTCCCTCTAGCGGGCATTAGATACACTCAACACAAGAAGTAAGGCCTGCTGTTAATCTAATATATAGACTactatacataatatacagtgGTTGGAAAAAATATAGCGGTTGATATCATATTTgtgcaggtaaaaaaaaaatgcaatcatcTTTTAGTTTTCTATATTCTTTAGTAGCTATTGTAGTACAGCGGTTTTTATTACCCGCCATGGGGCAAATGGGTGAATGTCAGATGACCATAAAGGACAAATCATGGAAGCCTGTTTACCAGGAGTGTCTGTAACATCAACAGCCCAATTGTTTGgtatttcaacaacaaaaacagtctTTGCAGctatgcagaaaaaaaatatggtaaaactTCATCAGTGGGGTAGATGGACGAAATCTGAAAGCAGGCAACAGCCATCAAAGACTAAGAAGGATTGAGGCTGAACAGCAAAGAACTACTGCAGCAAACTGAGAGCAATAATCGCCACAAAAACAGATAAACCTTTAATCACTgctaaatgtgaaataataaaatatagacaTTTCCGTTgatttatggtttgttaggatatgaGAACAGATACAacctttataatatatacaacctgtaatctgagggtgcaaaaaatcgaaatattgataaaatggcttttaaagttgtccaaattacgttcttagcaatgcatatatatacatatatatatatatatatatgtacacagtaggaaatttacaaaatatattcatggaacatgatcgtTACTTTGATATCCACAAgatttttgtgttaaaagaTCCCATCTGTGTATTGTTTGtcattgctacaaatatatctgtgctacttatgactggtttagtgtccagggtcacatatgtaaAAACTATATCAGGTGCTTTGGTGAAGATATATTTAGTCCAACCTAAATATATTTGGGTTGCCTCATTCTGGTTACCGTCGCAAAAACCCAAGATTTTACACTGGCTCTAGGATTATTGCTATTAGCTGTGTGACCAACAAAAGTTTATGATACCTtggattacttttttattattattattattattattattattattgccgtttttgaagtaaaaagctAAACATGGTTATAAATGAACTGCACCATGGTCACGTGATTTCAACATAACCATCAAGCACCATTAAGCAGCCAACAACAAAACTTTTCCTGAAAGTTAGAATAATGTGATTATAACCACAACAAGGTGAGTAGATGAGATCAGTGTAATGATGTTGAATGTCTTTAAAGcatgagttttaaaaaatatcaaggGAATACTACTGATGTATCGTAATGAAACAGAGCTAGCGTTAACCGAAGACGCAGGTGAAGCCACTTACATTGAAATATCAGCTTCAAAATCACTCTGATGGTACAGTGACTTCTAATAAAGTTAAAGCTTTATGTTTCTTCCCCATAATGTCTGTTCTGAGAGTTTAAGTGgtacaaaatatcacaaaaaggGCTTTATGGCAGCAACAAATACATGGCAGCAGTAATTACCTCTCTAAAACAAAAAGAGTATATTCTAGTATGAATTATGAATGCAATGTTGTCATAGTCAGCTGCATCACATCACTATTCATAAAACCAAACTCACAAAACTACTAATAAAGCCATTTCTTTAATccaaataatagtaataatatcaaaataccATAAGACTTAAGGATGATGGAATGAGATGCTAATGATGCTTAAATGTGAAGTTAATTTTGGTTTGCAAAAATATGTCATCCCTGAAGCATGCTGTTGGCAACACTTTGGCATGAGTCTGAATACAGTCTTTGAACTCATATTCATAATATCGTGCCATAAGAAGCAAAAGCGAAACATGAACACTTCCACTGACTCTCAAAATGGTCCTGTGTTGTTAAAGATGGCGTCTCGTCTCAAATTCCCCCCCGTATCTACAGAAAGCTCATCATCAACCCTGACTGCCGCTGAAATTATTACACTGTTGATTAAATTAGTAAAAGCAATCACAATCTCTTAAAGCAAGTTAATTGGGAGAATTTATTTAGCCCTGCTGATGGCTTTATGCATGTTTGATTAAGTATTATaaggtttgtttttcagattttgcATAATATGTCTTTAAATCTTGCACAAAGTGATCGGGCGCCCCATTAACGATCataataaactctttttaaaagcgCCTCCCGTTATGATTTATCTGCGGCGAGATGTGCTGCTCCGCTCACTATCTGGCCGTCTGACAAATAGGCAGGATGCAATCGTACAGTCATGCCATAAATCTGCAGACGTGCAGAGCTGTGCAGTGCACTGGAAAAGTTAGGCAGAGGTCAAATCAACTTTATGAGCGAtcgatctctctctcacacacacacatacacaggtttatttttcagtcttagTGAGGGCATTACATAGACTTCCACTGATTCTCTGTCAGGTTAATGATGTCTTCTATCAGTTAACTCAACCACCCATTAACTTAACCGTCACAGAAATATGTGCAGAACACTAGATTTACATCGAAACATCTTTTGACCGATTCATAAGTCTGGTGAGACCAGCTTATTGTAGATTGTcaaagtatttcacaatataagaGAGGAGTACATTTGGTCCTCTCAAGTAAGCCTATATGGtcaaaacaagcacacacacgtaCTCACATAAACAGTTAAACAGAACAACTAGAAATTGAAATGATATATGCAGATATTCAACATTATGGCATTTTAATTACTATCTTTGAGATCTCTTCAATTCAGAGAAAAGTGCATGGAGACCATTTTAAAGCTGTTGTCTTATAAATCTTAAATTACCAGATGGCATTGTACTGATTAAGTCtgacaaactataaaaatgtaatttaattgttcATATAAGACTTAAGCGTGTTAGTTCACTCCAGGCTATTAAAAAAACGAGCCTGCGCCTTTAAATTGTCCGGCTGTTGTCATAGTAACCAGCGGGCCAGTGTGTTTTGCGACAGACCGTGTTCCGCGCCGCAACACATCACCAGCAGATGAATGCAGCATAAACGCATGTGAGTTTCATTCACTtgttctatatataaatacgtttgatgtatatataatatgtaatatgttaaGCGTATGACGAGAGGTGAATGATAATGCGATCTGCCCGTTGAACAGCTTCATACGAGGCCTTGCATTTATAGAATAACCATATAAGCAGATTTCGctatgtttacataaaaacgGCACTTTCCttacgtttttttaaacacttaaacctTCACAAAACCCATTACCATGGATTTTGAACACAGTACAAGTAAATTATTTTGGGTACTGCGTggatatattgttatatttacatgATATAATAACCATAAggtttttattgtaatacagTGGTAATCTTGAAATACTATAGAAATATAATGGTTTATGAGTGTGGTATTCTGTATACTATGTGATACAATCAGTGTATCATAGTAACCCCCTTTTGTCAAGTAAAAGCATTATGTCAGTGCTTTGAATATAATCTTAATTAAACACACGCACATTTCAGcactattttcatttaatacaagTACAAGTATCTGGAGAGCAGGGCGTCTATAGCCTGTATGATAATACAGTTTATTGGCAGCATGTGAGATGTGTGCAGTCATGTTGTGGAATTGACATGAAACaaagaatgttttaaagtagCAGGATAAAGAGAAACTGATTCAATCTGAATGCAAAGTAAGTTGCTTTgcataaaagcatctgccaaatgcgtTAACATAAATACTAATTATCTATTAAttctaaattttaattatttacacattGTCATCTGTCCGCCTGCTTAAAATAATGTACTGCCCAATAAGCGAGGCCATACAGATTTCGTTAGAATATGTGTTCTCAGCTTAACCAATAAGCCAATAAGAAACATGGGAAATAGTATGAAAAAAGtaagtatgtttgtattttaaaccaCTTTTTGAAGAATTGATTGTGAAAATGTAAGTATTCTTATATAATCAGAGATCACCTGTGGAGGTAAGCAGGTTTTAATAAGACGTTTAGTGTCCTCAAAATCTTCTAGCGAAGCATTTATCATCTTTTATCATCTACATGTTTTGTATACTTGTATGCAACCATAATTACGCATATTAGCCAAATATCATCCGATCGATCTGCCTGGATGTTGGCATAtcactaattatttttatttattttttctccagAGTTTCAGTGCTATGGAGATGCCCGCTGGGTGAGCGCCAGTGCACTTAGTCTTGGAAACATCGCGTTTACATCCGTCTACGTTTTTGTTAGCTGCCAGTGGTCCTGTTATGCAACATGCAGCCCTGGAGTTACTGGAAGAGTCCTGTGAGTGGGCCTTCCTGAATCCAGGGGGTTTCCAAGCCCACCCATGCCTGTCATTCCCATTCCACGGAGGGTTCGCTCCTTCCATGGCCCTCACACTACCTGCATGCACTCGGCCTGTGGCCCGGCACGCACTGCCCAGCTCGTACGCACCAAATACAACAACTTTGACCTGTACCTGAAGTCTCGATGGATGTATAGTTTCATTCGGTTCCTTCTCTATTTTGGCTGCAGCCTTTTTACCTCCCTCCTCTGGGTGGCACTGTCTGCACTCTTCTGCCTGCAGTACGTCAGCGTGCGAATTTTCCTTCGCCTTCAATACAAGCTGTCCGTCATTCTACTGCTCCTGGGTCATCGCCGGCTGGACTTTGGCATCCTCAATGATCTGTTTATATACAGCATGCATGTTACCATGTTTCTGATCGGAGGCCTGGGATGGTGTTTCATGGTCTTTGTAGATATGTGAAGTTCGGATTGGTTGGATGATCACTGTGTTGAAAGACGCTCCATTTGATTTTGCTTCTTGAGCATGCAACTTTTACACATCTTGACAGAACTGAGAACATGTGTGCGACACTTTTAAAAAGAGCTGAAATCCTTTTCCACAGCTTGCTTCTCATTCCAGTGTAAAAGAAATGTTATGAGTGTGCAtggtttttctctttttttaggttttatattaattaaatgtgttgtaTTCTAACACTGTGCGTAGAGGAatttgatttatgttttgtttttaatgtcagtaAGCCAATGTTTCATATGTTTTTAGATTTGCATGTGTCCCTTATGTTTGCTTTTGAGAAGGTGCTATTTCATCTCGGTTTTCCTTCCATTCTCATGCAGAAATATCCATCGCTAATGGCCTCTTTCAGCTTATTCGCGGCGTTCAGACCATATTATTTGTATGGTGCCAATCAGAGCATGAGTCTGATTCCCCATGTTGCATTAGTGTGGTGTTATTGGCGCCAGCCTGGCATGAAAGTAAACTGAGGGAGTACAATCTCCTATTGTTTGAGGATCAAACATCATATGCCTCATACTTGGCCAAGCATGCTCTTTTGTTCTGAAACTGAACGGACACCAGTGACATTTCAGACAAGCCATTGTACAGCTCAACCCAGAAGGGTCAATGCCCTGATGAACCGACAAATGTACAGCTCGCGAATGACTGGAGTATCACCTGTGTCAAATGGCAAACTCTCTTGGAGGGACACATATCTACTACTGCAGACCTGCTCAAATAGTTGTGGTGTAGCACAGTTCAATAACATCTCAGGAA
This genomic interval from Puntigrus tetrazona isolate hp1 chromosome 5, ASM1883169v1, whole genome shotgun sequence contains the following:
- the LOC122344798 gene encoding transmembrane protein 250, with translation MPVIPIPRRVRSFHGPHTTCMHSACGPARTAQLVRTKYNNFDLYLKSRWMYSFIRFLLYFGCSLFTSLLWVALSALFCLQYVSVRIFLRLQYKLSVILLLLGHRRLDFGILNDLFIYSMHVTMFLIGGLGWCFMVFVDM